A single region of the Branchiostoma lanceolatum isolate klBraLanc5 chromosome 1, klBraLanc5.hap2, whole genome shotgun sequence genome encodes:
- the LOC136445936 gene encoding uncharacterized protein has protein sequence MKLSVCTLVTMVVIAMLIDDSDAWFWQRKKCKPALCKCEKPKIAKYFIRSGCKVCWCERPPYWNYNDKKRGEELEEEEWSLLDGLDQKLDARQLEGLEKEVKSLLDVLKDKLDARELEGLEEDDYARRRR, from the exons ATGAAGCTGTCTGTCTGCACGCTTGTGACGATGGTTGTCATCGCAATGCTGATTGACGACTCCGATGCGTGGTTTTGGCAAAGAAAGAAGTGCAAGCCGGCTCTTTGCAAATGCGAAAAGCCGAAAATCGCCAAATATTTCATTCGCAGTGGATGTAAAGTTTGCTGGTGCGAGCGTCCCCCGTATTGGAATT ATAATGATAAGAAGCGAGGAGAAGAGCTTGAGGAAGAGGAGTGGTCGCTCCTGGATGGACTGGATCAGAAGCTGGACGCTCGGCAGTTGGAGGGTCTGGAGAAGGAGGTGAAGTCGCTCCTGGACGTCCTGAAGGACAAGCTGGACGCTCGGGAGTTGGAGGGTCTGGAGGAGGATGACT ACGCCCGGAGGCGACGCTAG
- the LOC136445946 gene encoding pleckstrin homology domain-containing family D member 1-like isoform X1: protein MSRYSWKQEFNFNSRRVNPACSPSFVVFPQQTVALATDSEPDRDKWVEILQSSGRVTWKNAQLGEAMIQTLEQQGLQMAKEKQEYINQIHTQVHELCNEREEKEELERITKELEEEKSKVEKVAEQLRTEQDNVRTELDQTVEALKAIEDEKQSLNTTTSDLQLRLQFLADEKNKILAEVEEKEKLTQKLADENSSLARTTDSFKGTLKDIEDKMRSIAQEKEEAAQRLLEKEELARQLEREKDSYSVQAQELQSSLDDLSAQKEMTESELREEVVARLNTEKRLRQAEDALERLDLALRDLIGEQKAANGNRSSQMVADVGSLKTTFRTLEAHQALDRLEVTVAECALQCNDLMNLECQCQIIADIATIRQYFEECAQEARVDADKPVIMKNALHARKNYVRKAATIRFKRAKSTSSASAPSSRHKEAFSPCSARRAARMVTSDPQLRHSMIDTLAEVERDLKVMYKDQV from the exons ATGTCACGTTACAGTTGGAAACAagaattcaatttcaattccAGGAGAGTAAATCCTGCATGTTCACccagttttgttgtgtttcctcAGCAAACCGTTGCCCTAGCGACCGACAGTGAGCCTGACAGGGACAAGTGGGTGGAGATTCTACAGAGCTCGGGGAGAGT CACGTGGAAGAACGCCCAGCTGGGGGAGGCCATGATCCAGACGCTGGAGCAGCAGGGCCTGCAGATGGCCAAGGAGAAGCAGGAGTACATCA ACCAGATCCACACTCAGGTGCACGAACTATGCAACGAGCGGgaagagaaggag GAGTTGGAGAGAATAACGAAGGAgctggaggaggagaagagCAAGGTGGAGAAGGTCGCGGAGCAGCTCAGGACGGAGCAGGACAACGTCAGAAC AGAGCTGGACCAGACAGTGGAGGCCCTAAAGGCGATAGAAGACGAGAAACAGTCGCTAAACACAACAACCTCCGACCTACAACTCAGACTACAG TTCCTTGCAGATGAGAAGAACAAGATCTTGGCAGAggtggaggagaaggagaagctgACCCAGAAGTTAGCGGACGAGAACAGCTCCTTAGCCAGGACCACGGACTCTTTCAAGGGCACGCTCAAGGACATCGAGGACAAGATGAGGAGCATCGCGCAGGAGAAGGAAGAAGCCGCACAGAG GTTGCTAGAGAAGGAGGAGTTGGCACGGCAGCTCGAGAGGGAGAAGGACTCGTACTCTGTTCAGGCGCAGGAGCTGCAGTCTTCCCTCGAT GACTTAAGTGCCCAAAAAGAGATGACAGAATCAGAACTTCGG GAGGAGGTCGTCGCTCGGCTGAACACGGAGAAGCGGCTGCGGCAGGCGGAGGACGCCCTTGAGCGACTCGACCTTGCGCTGAGGGACCTCATCGGCGAACAGAAGGCCGCCAACGGCAACCGCAGCAGTCAGATGGTCGCCGACGTCGGCAGTCTCAAGA CAACCTTCCGGACCCTGGAGGCCCATCAGGCCCTGGACCGTCTGGAGGTCACGGTGGCAGAGTGTGCCCTACAGTGCAATGACCTCATGAACCTGGAATGTCAATGTCAAATCATAGCCGACATTGCCACGATTCGAC agtATTTTGAGGAGTGCGCCCAGGAGGCGAGGGTGGATGCGGACAAGCCGGTCATCATGAAGAATGCTCTGCACGCCCGCAAGAACTACGTCCGTAAGGCGGCCACCATCCGCTTCAAGAGGGCCAAGTCCACCAGCAGCGCTAGTG cCCCCTCCTCCCGCCACAAGGAAGCGTTCAGCCCCTGCTCCGCAAGGCGGGCAGCCCGTatggtgacctctgacccacaGCTGAGGCACAGCATGATCGACACCCTGGCGGAGGTCGAGAGGGACCTGAAGGTCATGTACAAGGACCAAGTGTAA
- the LOC136445946 gene encoding pleckstrin homology domain-containing family D member 1-like isoform X3, which produces MSRYSWKQEFNFNSRRVNPACSPSFVVFPQQTVALATDSEPDRDKWVEILQSSGRVTWKNAQLGEAMIQTLEQQGLQMAKEKQEYINQIHTQVHELCNEREEKEELERITKELEEEKSKVEKVAEQLRTEQDNVRTELDQTVEALKAIEDEKQSLNTTTSDLQLRLQFLADEKNKILAEVEEKEKLTQKLADENSSLARTTDSFKGTLKDIEDKMRSIAQEKEEAAQRLLEKEELARQLEREKDSYSVQAQELQSSLDDLSAQKEMTESELREEVVARLNTEKRLRQAEDALERLDLALRDLIGEQKAANGNRSSQMVADVGSLKKYFEECAQEARVDADKPVIMKNALHARKNYVRKAATIRFKRAKSTSSASAPSSRHKEAFSPCSARRAARMVTSDPQLRHSMIDTLAEVERDLKVMYKDQV; this is translated from the exons ATGTCACGTTACAGTTGGAAACAagaattcaatttcaattccAGGAGAGTAAATCCTGCATGTTCACccagttttgttgtgtttcctcAGCAAACCGTTGCCCTAGCGACCGACAGTGAGCCTGACAGGGACAAGTGGGTGGAGATTCTACAGAGCTCGGGGAGAGT CACGTGGAAGAACGCCCAGCTGGGGGAGGCCATGATCCAGACGCTGGAGCAGCAGGGCCTGCAGATGGCCAAGGAGAAGCAGGAGTACATCA ACCAGATCCACACTCAGGTGCACGAACTATGCAACGAGCGGgaagagaaggag GAGTTGGAGAGAATAACGAAGGAgctggaggaggagaagagCAAGGTGGAGAAGGTCGCGGAGCAGCTCAGGACGGAGCAGGACAACGTCAGAAC AGAGCTGGACCAGACAGTGGAGGCCCTAAAGGCGATAGAAGACGAGAAACAGTCGCTAAACACAACAACCTCCGACCTACAACTCAGACTACAG TTCCTTGCAGATGAGAAGAACAAGATCTTGGCAGAggtggaggagaaggagaagctgACCCAGAAGTTAGCGGACGAGAACAGCTCCTTAGCCAGGACCACGGACTCTTTCAAGGGCACGCTCAAGGACATCGAGGACAAGATGAGGAGCATCGCGCAGGAGAAGGAAGAAGCCGCACAGAG GTTGCTAGAGAAGGAGGAGTTGGCACGGCAGCTCGAGAGGGAGAAGGACTCGTACTCTGTTCAGGCGCAGGAGCTGCAGTCTTCCCTCGAT GACTTAAGTGCCCAAAAAGAGATGACAGAATCAGAACTTCGG GAGGAGGTCGTCGCTCGGCTGAACACGGAGAAGCGGCTGCGGCAGGCGGAGGACGCCCTTGAGCGACTCGACCTTGCGCTGAGGGACCTCATCGGCGAACAGAAGGCCGCCAACGGCAACCGCAGCAGTCAGATGGTCGCCGACGTCGGCAGTCTCAAGA agtATTTTGAGGAGTGCGCCCAGGAGGCGAGGGTGGATGCGGACAAGCCGGTCATCATGAAGAATGCTCTGCACGCCCGCAAGAACTACGTCCGTAAGGCGGCCACCATCCGCTTCAAGAGGGCCAAGTCCACCAGCAGCGCTAGTG cCCCCTCCTCCCGCCACAAGGAAGCGTTCAGCCCCTGCTCCGCAAGGCGGGCAGCCCGTatggtgacctctgacccacaGCTGAGGCACAGCATGATCGACACCCTGGCGGAGGTCGAGAGGGACCTGAAGGTCATGTACAAGGACCAAGTGTAA
- the LOC136445946 gene encoding pleckstrin homology domain-containing family D member 1-like isoform X2, producing the protein MSRYSWKQEFNFNSRRVNPACSPSFVVFPQQTVALATDSEPDRDKWVEILQSSGRVTWKNAQLGEAMIQTLEQQGLQMAKEKQEYINQIHTQVHELCNEREEKEELERITKELEEEKSKVEKVAEQLRTEQDNVRTELDQTVEALKAIEDEKQSLNTTTSDLQLRLQFLADEKNKILAEVEEKEKLTQKLADENSSLARTTDSFKGTLKDIEDKMRSIAQEKEEAAQRLLEKEELARQLEREKDSYSVQAQELQSSLDDLSAQKEMTESELREEVVARLNTEKRLRQAEDALERLDLALRDLIGEQKAANGNRSSQMVADVGSLKTTFRTLEAHQALDRLEVTVAECALQCNDLMNLECQCQIIADIATIRQYFEECAQEARVDADKPVIMKNALHARKNYVRKAATIRFKRAKSTSSASGSLMTARKVKTAAEDKINTTF; encoded by the exons ATGTCACGTTACAGTTGGAAACAagaattcaatttcaattccAGGAGAGTAAATCCTGCATGTTCACccagttttgttgtgtttcctcAGCAAACCGTTGCCCTAGCGACCGACAGTGAGCCTGACAGGGACAAGTGGGTGGAGATTCTACAGAGCTCGGGGAGAGT CACGTGGAAGAACGCCCAGCTGGGGGAGGCCATGATCCAGACGCTGGAGCAGCAGGGCCTGCAGATGGCCAAGGAGAAGCAGGAGTACATCA ACCAGATCCACACTCAGGTGCACGAACTATGCAACGAGCGGgaagagaaggag GAGTTGGAGAGAATAACGAAGGAgctggaggaggagaagagCAAGGTGGAGAAGGTCGCGGAGCAGCTCAGGACGGAGCAGGACAACGTCAGAAC AGAGCTGGACCAGACAGTGGAGGCCCTAAAGGCGATAGAAGACGAGAAACAGTCGCTAAACACAACAACCTCCGACCTACAACTCAGACTACAG TTCCTTGCAGATGAGAAGAACAAGATCTTGGCAGAggtggaggagaaggagaagctgACCCAGAAGTTAGCGGACGAGAACAGCTCCTTAGCCAGGACCACGGACTCTTTCAAGGGCACGCTCAAGGACATCGAGGACAAGATGAGGAGCATCGCGCAGGAGAAGGAAGAAGCCGCACAGAG GTTGCTAGAGAAGGAGGAGTTGGCACGGCAGCTCGAGAGGGAGAAGGACTCGTACTCTGTTCAGGCGCAGGAGCTGCAGTCTTCCCTCGAT GACTTAAGTGCCCAAAAAGAGATGACAGAATCAGAACTTCGG GAGGAGGTCGTCGCTCGGCTGAACACGGAGAAGCGGCTGCGGCAGGCGGAGGACGCCCTTGAGCGACTCGACCTTGCGCTGAGGGACCTCATCGGCGAACAGAAGGCCGCCAACGGCAACCGCAGCAGTCAGATGGTCGCCGACGTCGGCAGTCTCAAGA CAACCTTCCGGACCCTGGAGGCCCATCAGGCCCTGGACCGTCTGGAGGTCACGGTGGCAGAGTGTGCCCTACAGTGCAATGACCTCATGAACCTGGAATGTCAATGTCAAATCATAGCCGACATTGCCACGATTCGAC agtATTTTGAGGAGTGCGCCCAGGAGGCGAGGGTGGATGCGGACAAGCCGGTCATCATGAAGAATGCTCTGCACGCCCGCAAGAACTACGTCCGTAAGGCGGCCACCATCCGCTTCAAGAGGGCCAAGTCCACCAGCAGCGCTAGTG GATCGCTGATGACTGCGAGGAAAGTCAAAACTGCAGCTGAAGACAAAATCAACACGACATTCTGA